The Mesorhizobium sp. B2-8-5 genome segment TTTTCAACCGCATTCGCCAGCAAACTATTTGCCGCCCTTGCCCTTGCTGTTCTGATGCGAGCGCAGGATCCGGCTCTTGAGCACGTTCGACGATTTGAACGTCATCACCCGGCGCGGCAGGATCGGCACTTCCTCGCCCGTCTTGGGGTTGCGGCCGATGCGCTCGTTCTTGGAACGGACATGGAAGGTGGCGAAGGACGACAGCTTCACCGTCTCGCCGCGGACGATTGCCTCGCAGATCTCATCGAGGACAGCCTCGACGAGCTCCGCCGATTCAGTTCGCGACAAGCCAACCTTCCGGTAAACGGCTTCAGCAAGGTCGGCACGCGTAAGTGTCTTTCCCCCCATGCGACCGTCCCATCTGCTCGCAAAAACGTAAATCGATACAGGTAAAGGCAGAGCCTAAGTAATTGATCCGGCAAGGTCAAGAACCGAACCGGCGAGTTCGGCACTTACCAGCGGAGCAATACCGCGCCCCAGGTGAAACCTCCACCCATCGCCTCGAGAAGCACAAGGTCGCCCTTCTTGATGCGGCCATCCGCGACGGCCACCGACAAAGCGAGCGGCACCGAGGCAGCCGAGGTGTTACCGTGTAAATCGACGGTGACCACCACTTTCTGCTCGGCAATCCCGAGCTTCTTGGCGGAAGCGTCAATAATCCGTTTATTGGCCTGATGCGGCACGAACCAGTCGAGGTCCTCGGCTGTTATGCCGGCCTCGCTGAAGGTCGCCTCGATGACATCGGTGATCATGCCGACGGCATGCTTGAACACTTCACGGCCTTCCATCCTCAGATGACCGACGGTTCCCGTGGTAGAAGGACCGCCGTCGACGAAGAGCTTGTCCTTGTGCACGCCATCCGAACGCAGGCTCGCCGCCAGCACGCCGCGATCGGTAATCGCGCCCGCTCCGTCTGCCGCTTCCAGAACCAGCGCGCCGGCGCCGTCGCCGAACAGCACGCAGGTCGAGCGGTCGCTCCAGTCGAGGATGCGCGAGAATGTTTCCGAACCGATCACCAGGACGCGTTTGGCCAGGCCGCCCCGGATATAAAGGTCGGCGGTGGCGACCGCATAAACGAAGCCCGAGCAGACGGCCTGCATATCGAAGGCAAAGCCATGATGCATGCCGAGCCGGTTCTGGATTTCGACAGCGGTCGCCGGGAACGTGTTGTTGGGCGTCGAGGTCGCCAGGATGATGAGGTCGATATCGGCGGGCGTCATGCCGGCGCTGTCCAGCGCCGCGCGCGCCGCCGCCTCGCCAAGCGAGGCTGTCGTCTCGTCGTCGGCCGCGACGTGGCGTTGGCGAATGCCGGTGCGCTGAACGATCCACTCGTCCGAGGTTTCGACCATGCCTTCGAAGTCGGCATTCTTCATGATGCGGCGGGGCAGCGCGGCACCGTTGCCGCGCACGACTGATCTGATCAAGGCTCTGTCCTATTCCTCGGCGTCGGCGACGCCGGATTTCCTGTTTGCCTGCGCGGTCGGATTGCGCGCATGGAACAGATCGAGGTCGGCCTCGATCCGGTCAAGCAGATTGTTGCGCACCATGTCGTAGCCGAGTTCGACGGCGGCAGCGAAGCCGTCCGAATCGGCGCCGCCATGGCTCTTCACCACGATGCCGTTCAATCCCAGGAAGACGCCGCCGTTGGAGCGCCCGACATCCATCTTCTCGCGCAGCCTGTCGAAGGCGCCCTTGGCGAAGACATAGCCGATCTTGGCCATGAACGTGCGGCTCATGGCGGCGCGCAGATAGCCGGCGATCTGCCTTGCGGTGCCCTCGGCGGTCTTGAGCGCGATGTTGCCGGCAAAACCCTCGGTAACCACCACGTCGACCGTGCCCTTGCCGATATCGTCGCCCTCGACGAAGCCGCGATAATTCATCGAGGCCATGTTGGCCTCGCGCAGCATGCGGCCGGCTTCCTTGACTTCTTCCTGGCCCTTGATCTCCTCGACGCCGACATTGAGCAGGCCGACGCTCGGCCGCTCGATGCCGAACACCGAGCGCGCCATACCGGTGCCCAGAATGGCGAAATCGATAAGCTGGTGCGCATCCGCGCCGATGGTGGCGCCGACATCGAGCACCACGCTTTCGCCGCGCGTCGTCGGCCAGAGCGCCGCGATCGCCGGGCGGTCGATGGTGGCCATGGTGCGCAGGCAGAATTTCGACATCGCCATCAGCGCGCCGGTGTTACCGGCCGAGATGCAGGCCTGCGCGCCGCCGTTCTTGACCGCTTCGACGGCCTTCCACATCGACGACTTCCAGCGGCCATGGCGCAGCGCCTGGCTCGGCTTGTCGTCCATGCGCACCGCGATCTCGCAATGGACGAACTCGCTTATCTCGGCGAGTTTCGGGAACTTGGCGAGTTCGGGACGCACCACGTCCTCGCGGCCATAGATGACGAAGCGGATGTCAGGGCGGCGGATGGCGACCGTCATCAGCGCCGGGATGACCACGCTCGGTCCGTGATCGCCGCCCATGGCATCGATGGAAATCCTGATCACGTAGTGCTTTTCTCACGGGTTGCCTGGCTTGCGGCTGACGCCTGCCAGGGTAAGGGGGCTCGCGAAGGTTCGGCGAAAATAGCGGTTTTGCGCCTAGGCACAACCAACTTTTCCAAAATCCGGACCACTCTCAGGATTTTCCGAGCAGCGAACGCAGCTTTTTCTGGAATTCGCTTTCTTCGGATTGATCGTCGCCGGCGACGTCGAGCGAGGCTCCCGGCTTGCGCGGATAGGGGTCGATCGCCAGGCCGAAAAACTGTTCGGCCAGCGCGCCGACATCGATGGTGTCGCCGGAAAATATTTCCGGACTGTCCGGTCCGTCGGCGTCGAGGATCATCTCGCCGCCGCCCTCGAAACCCTCGCGCCCAAGCTTCGACTGCTCGGGCAGAAACAGCGCCTCGACGGGCTCGTCGATATGCGCGGTGACCGGATCGAGCGTGACGATGCAGGCCTGCGTGATGTCGGCCTCGACGCGACCGGTGACCTTGACGCCATTGCGCTTCCAGGAGGCCACAAGCAGTTCGGCGCGATAGTTTTCGACCGAAAGCAGTTCGTATTCGGCGGCAAGCGCCTCGCGCTGGCGCTCATCGGCCTCGACCAGGACAGGCAGGCCCTTTTGCGGCAGCCGTGCGACATTGGCGACAAAGGATACAGGGCTGCGCAATTCGTCGTCTTTCATCCCGGCCTCCTTCACGCGGCCCCGGCGGACGGGAACGCGGCGATGCCGGCGACGATCGATTCGGTCGGCTGCGCGGCAAGCTTCTGGCTAGCCTCGCAGACATAGTCCGCCAGCAGCGGCGCCTGCGGCCAGGGGCCGGAGTCCGGCCTGACGTTGCGGGCGAGCGCCGCCGCAAGCGCCACCCGGTCGTCTTCCTTGAGCGCGTCGTCATAAGCGGCCGTACGGCCGTAAAACATCTTTGCCAGCTTCTTCATGCGCTTGGGCACGCCGACATCGCTGATGCCAAGTTCGCGCAGCGAATGCTCGACATCGAGGAAGAA includes the following:
- a CDS encoding integration host factor subunit alpha, coding for MGGKTLTRADLAEAVYRKVGLSRTESAELVEAVLDEICEAIVRGETVKLSSFATFHVRSKNERIGRNPKTGEEVPILPRRVMTFKSSNVLKSRILRSHQNSKGKGGK
- the plsX gene encoding phosphate acyltransferase PlsX, which encodes MIRISIDAMGGDHGPSVVIPALMTVAIRRPDIRFVIYGREDVVRPELAKFPKLAEISEFVHCEIAVRMDDKPSQALRHGRWKSSMWKAVEAVKNGGAQACISAGNTGALMAMSKFCLRTMATIDRPAIAALWPTTRGESVVLDVGATIGADAHQLIDFAILGTGMARSVFGIERPSVGLLNVGVEEIKGQEEVKEAGRMLREANMASMNYRGFVEGDDIGKGTVDVVVTEGFAGNIALKTAEGTARQIAGYLRAAMSRTFMAKIGYVFAKGAFDRLREKMDVGRSNGGVFLGLNGIVVKSHGGADSDGFAAAVELGYDMVRNNLLDRIEADLDLFHARNPTAQANRKSGVADAEE
- a CDS encoding YceD family protein → MKDDELRSPVSFVANVARLPQKGLPVLVEADERQREALAAEYELLSVENYRAELLVASWKRNGVKVTGRVEADITQACIVTLDPVTAHIDEPVEALFLPEQSKLGREGFEGGGEMILDADGPDSPEIFSGDTIDVGALAEQFFGLAIDPYPRKPGASLDVAGDDQSEESEFQKKLRSLLGKS
- a CDS encoding beta-ketoacyl-ACP synthase III; amino-acid sequence: MIRSVVRGNGAALPRRIMKNADFEGMVETSDEWIVQRTGIRQRHVAADDETTASLGEAAARAALDSAGMTPADIDLIILATSTPNNTFPATAVEIQNRLGMHHGFAFDMQAVCSGFVYAVATADLYIRGGLAKRVLVIGSETFSRILDWSDRSTCVLFGDGAGALVLEAADGAGAITDRGVLAASLRSDGVHKDKLFVDGGPSTTGTVGHLRMEGREVFKHAVGMITDVIEATFSEAGITAEDLDWFVPHQANKRIIDASAKKLGIAEQKVVVTVDLHGNTSAASVPLALSVAVADGRIKKGDLVLLEAMGGGFTWGAVLLRW
- a CDS encoding ubiquinol-cytochrome C chaperone family protein, with the protein product MFQRLFGRERNANRAITDALYARIVAAARQAVFYSDWNVPDTPLGRFEMLSLHMYLVQHRLRGEQGVAAEVAQVLIDEFFLDVEHSLRELGISDVGVPKRMKKLAKMFYGRTAAYDDALKEDDRVALAAALARNVRPDSGPWPQAPLLADYVCEASQKLAAQPTESIVAGIAAFPSAGAA